From the genome of Desulfobaculum xiamenense, one region includes:
- a CDS encoding radical SAM protein yields the protein MNEYARLRSELEQGLARVVRFGQEALFRSDRLDVNWLVTLRCNYNCSYCFGHDNRRGFFPPGPMLMQAADTLASLGRSRYHITITGGEPTLLPTLPALLSRLGRRLPESSTIHVLSNFGRTPDYFRGLASALDPSVGFEFSGTFHFERARRERFLTNVGILLNRGFVVNFRILAHPDFMREVYALHREAVALAAGGERLNVDVVPMRERNEQGEYSLIDSRYDRMAREWLECMNAPEDGEGNLLLEVQGVEDGTVRSYRLTGRQVDFYGLNRFKGMFCSVGRNSMSIDPYGFIDPSVCFRSIEYRKPNIYMDHDPLAMFGKPVVCPFESCACCVDQCLPKTSALH from the coding sequence ATGAACGAGTATGCCCGCCTGCGTAGCGAGCTTGAGCAGGGGCTGGCCCGTGTCGTCCGCTTCGGGCAGGAGGCCCTGTTCAGGAGCGACAGGCTCGACGTCAACTGGCTGGTGACGCTGCGCTGCAACTACAACTGTTCCTACTGCTTCGGGCATGACAACCGGCGGGGGTTCTTTCCGCCCGGTCCCATGCTGATGCAGGCGGCGGATACCCTCGCCAGCCTTGGCCGCAGCCGCTACCACATCACCATCACCGGCGGCGAGCCGACGCTTCTGCCCACGCTCCCGGCGTTGCTCTCGCGGCTGGGCCGTCGGCTGCCGGAATCCAGCACCATTCATGTCCTCTCGAACTTCGGGCGGACTCCGGACTACTTCCGGGGGCTCGCTTCGGCTCTCGACCCGAGCGTGGGCTTCGAATTCAGCGGAACCTTCCACTTCGAGCGCGCGCGGCGCGAGCGGTTCCTGACGAATGTCGGGATACTGCTCAATCGCGGCTTTGTGGTGAATTTTCGGATACTCGCCCACCCCGATTTCATGCGCGAGGTCTATGCGCTGCATCGCGAGGCCGTGGCGCTGGCCGCGGGCGGCGAGCGGCTGAACGTGGACGTTGTGCCCATGCGCGAGCGCAACGAGCAGGGCGAGTATTCGCTCATCGACTCCCGCTACGACCGCATGGCGCGCGAGTGGCTGGAATGCATGAATGCCCCGGAGGACGGGGAGGGGAATCTGCTGCTCGAAGTGCAGGGCGTGGAGGACGGCACCGTGCGCAGCTATCGGCTGACCGGGCGGCAGGTCGATTTCTACGGTCTGAACCGCTTCAAGGGGATGTTCTGTAGCGTGGGGCGCAACAGCATGTCCATCGACCCCTACGGATTTATCGATCCGTCAGTGTGTTTTCGTAGCATCGAGTACCGCAAGCCGAACATCTACATGGATCACGATCCGCTGGCCATGTTCGGCAAGCCGGTCGTCTGTCCCTTTGAGTCCTGCGCCTGCTGCGTGGACCAGTGCCTGCCCAAGACGAGCGCACTGCACTGA
- a CDS encoding energy-coupling factor transporter transmembrane component T family protein — protein MHMPNSSGASIPFLRRLNPFTKLALFTAITINVFLLDGLPTLCAVLAVLVAMVPAAHPPRNVVRALIAVMLFSLPWTALIFGLSGWNHPDGHLTGFLFGLERMAEYMLRIACLLTANLILIFSTPLRDMTAALRAAGIPDKAVLFLTTIVRFVPLSLQEAKRILDMQRCRGFRARRLVNPANLLPIVVPLFISHLKKASDMSLTLEIRHFAWNRCEHRPRQRLAVLDAAGIAGAVILLLVPLIPMNLLTH, from the coding sequence ATGCACATGCCTAATTCGTCCGGCGCGTCCATCCCGTTCCTGCGCAGGCTGAATCCCTTCACGAAGCTTGCGCTGTTCACAGCCATCACGATCAACGTCTTCCTTCTCGATGGCCTGCCCACGCTGTGCGCAGTCCTCGCTGTCCTCGTGGCCATGGTCCCCGCCGCGCACCCGCCGCGCAACGTGGTCCGCGCGCTGATCGCCGTCATGCTGTTCAGCCTGCCGTGGACCGCACTCATCTTCGGCCTATCGGGCTGGAATCACCCGGACGGGCATCTCACGGGCTTCCTGTTCGGGCTCGAACGCATGGCGGAATACATGCTGCGCATCGCCTGCCTGCTCACGGCCAACCTGATCCTGATCTTCTCGACGCCACTTCGGGACATGACGGCAGCCCTGCGCGCGGCTGGCATTCCCGACAAGGCCGTCCTGTTCCTGACGACCATCGTCCGCTTCGTGCCGCTAAGCCTACAGGAAGCCAAACGCATCCTCGACATGCAACGCTGCCGGGGCTTCCGGGCGCGGCGGCTGGTCAATCCGGCCAACCTGCTGCCCATCGTCGTCCCGCTGTTCATCTCACATCTCAAGAAGGCCAGCGACATGTCACTGACCCTCGAAATCCGCCACTTCGCATGGAACCGATGCGAGCATCGCCCCCGCCAACGCCTTGCCGTACTGGATGCGGCAGGCATCGCCGGGGCCGTCATACTGCTCCTCGTTCCGCTCATCCCCATGAACCTGCTGACACACTAG
- a CDS encoding IscA/HesB family protein, with amino-acid sequence MLEVSEKARKELISYFSDKEITPVRVYLAPGGUAGPRLSLALDEPKETDAVFDFEDGLKFVMDKQLLTSAAPVKVDLTYTGFVVDSNLPVGGGSCSSGSCSSGGCGSSGSCCGS; translated from the coding sequence ATGCTTGAAGTGTCCGAAAAGGCACGCAAGGAACTGATTTCCTACTTCAGTGACAAGGAAATCACCCCCGTGCGCGTCTATCTCGCTCCCGGCGGCTGAGCAGGCCCACGTCTGTCATTGGCTCTGGATGAGCCAAAAGAAACCGACGCAGTCTTCGATTTCGAAGACGGCCTCAAGTTCGTCATGGACAAGCAGCTGCTCACGAGCGCTGCACCCGTCAAGGTCGACCTCACCTACACTGGTTTCGTCGTCGACTCCAACCTGCCTGTTGGTGGTGGTAGCTGCTCCAGCGGTTCCTGCTCCAGCGGAGGCTGCGGATCCAGCGGCAGTTGCTGCGGCAGCTAA
- a CDS encoding ABC transporter ATP-binding protein, whose translation MIDAHDLHFTTADTHAHVLRGVSLNVRRGERIALVGPSGAGKTTLGYHLCAIHKRALCGTSTGRLTISGQDCLDRDLPGFCGVVLQNPDSQLFCDTVEEEIALGPENMGKSPREVHHITERMLEVMGLSPYRHQRIHTLSHGLRQRLSIAGMLAIGPEVLFLDEPTNFLDNGSADALFTTLAERCASHGLTVIVVEHDLTRAMRFASRVVPMQDGRIVPADVITPLPSCPRPRTVLPGPVLLQADGLRFGWEPSRPVLENASLTLRAGEIVALTGDNGTGKTTLLRLLKGLSKPQAGRVATADSSPLMERVGLVFQNPDEQIFAHSVHAECGYALRNAKVPAPEADRRVREALALMRIDTLAERLPFTLSYGEKRRLSLASVLVTSPDILCLDEPTVALDRRNLDILRETLLDLRDAGTAILIATHDHAFAASVADRTLVIRDRHLEHDAQSDRSRTTPHAECEAAHAHA comes from the coding sequence ATGATCGACGCGCACGACCTCCACTTCACCACCGCCGACACGCACGCCCACGTCCTGCGCGGCGTGAGCCTGAACGTCCGACGCGGCGAGCGCATCGCCCTCGTTGGCCCATCCGGCGCGGGAAAGACCACGCTGGGCTACCATCTGTGCGCAATCCACAAACGCGCCCTGTGCGGCACGAGCACGGGACGGCTGACCATTAGCGGGCAAGACTGTCTGGACCGCGACCTGCCCGGCTTCTGCGGTGTGGTCCTCCAGAATCCGGATTCGCAGCTCTTCTGCGACACCGTGGAAGAGGAAATCGCCCTCGGCCCGGAAAACATGGGCAAATCCCCGCGCGAGGTGCACCACATCACCGAGCGGATGCTTGAGGTCATGGGACTTTCACCCTACCGCCACCAGCGCATCCACACACTCTCGCACGGCCTGCGGCAGCGGCTATCCATCGCGGGCATGCTCGCCATCGGCCCCGAAGTGCTCTTTCTCGACGAACCCACCAATTTTCTGGACAACGGCTCCGCCGACGCGCTGTTTACCACTCTTGCGGAACGCTGCGCATCGCACGGATTGACCGTCATCGTCGTCGAACATGATCTGACCCGCGCCATGCGCTTCGCCTCACGCGTGGTCCCCATGCAGGACGGGCGCATCGTTCCGGCCGACGTCATCACCCCCCTTCCGTCGTGCCCGCGCCCCCGCACGGTGCTCCCCGGCCCGGTCCTGCTCCAGGCCGATGGCCTGCGCTTCGGCTGGGAGCCGTCGCGCCCCGTGCTGGAAAACGCCTCACTCACGCTGCGCGCGGGCGAAATCGTCGCCCTCACCGGAGACAACGGAACGGGCAAGACCACCCTGCTGCGCCTGCTCAAGGGCCTTTCCAAACCACAGGCGGGCCGCGTGGCCACCGCCGACAGCTCACCGCTCATGGAACGCGTGGGGCTTGTCTTCCAGAACCCGGACGAACAGATTTTCGCGCACAGCGTGCACGCGGAATGCGGCTACGCGCTGCGCAACGCCAAGGTTCCCGCCCCCGAGGCGGACCGCCGCGTGCGCGAGGCCCTTGCCCTCATGCGCATCGACACGCTTGCCGAGCGCCTACCCTTCACCTTGAGCTACGGCGAAAAGCGCAGACTCTCGCTGGCGTCGGTGCTGGTCACTAGCCCGGACATCCTGTGCCTCGACGAGCCAACCGTGGCGCTGGACCGCCGGAATCTGGACATCCTGCGCGAAACGCTGCTCGACCTGCGCGACGCGGGCACGGCCATCCTCATCGCCACGCACGATCATGCCTTTGCGGCAAGCGTGGCGGACCGCACGCTCGTCATCCGCGACCGCCACCTCGAACACGACGCGCAATCCGACCGCTCCCGGACCACCCCCCACGCAGAATGCGAGGCCGCCCATGCACATGCCTAA
- a CDS encoding TonB-dependent receptor domain-containing protein, whose product MERRITATWPLAICLWMACLACMPAYATADEGIQAPAHEMEPVVVTASRYETPLSEVPGRVQVIDAERLKEIPFNSVDDILRWVSGVNVRRGNGISSYSSKVTMRGLGGNAPARTLIMVDGVALNKGDTGDVNWNRLNRDQIERIEIFKGPGSSIYGTNAMGGVINIITKHPDKRLSGKLSASYGSYDTVRTAARVAGHAKDDGKGPFAEVAGAWTSSEGYHTLTEASKDYAASDRRSVDEKNVSIKGGYDFDGRTGVEVGYSYFEDMRSEGYKYHLTHGSHRSFDTHALTAAYHGGTDDTRWNASAYFNQENYFWHRDFAKESSIYTVDSARTDCGGQIGMNTRIFEDNTLSLGLDAKRQKVDATDDDDAGNGYADNTGTMDLFGAYVMDEWKLLSGDLILTGGLRFDHARYHDGNYDSNKPPYDTLSGDLDENTWSAISPRAAARYFLTDDLSAYISWSRGFRAPILDSLCRNGIFYGRFYDANPDLENETIDTYEIGADAKLPHDVTLSASGFISKGDDFIYSVDTGATRFLWGANRAVWRKENVGKVDIRGVEIDATWKPASPLTLFANYTYTETEIEEFEDRPELEGMRLEYVPRDMLNVGATLMWDVVNTSAIVNYKGKQYVNDDNSEIIGSYTTLDLKFWRELDFVAEGLAASLEIQNVADLRYMESDDDKAPGRIVTAELSWTF is encoded by the coding sequence GTGGAGAGAAGGATAACGGCCACTTGGCCTCTGGCGATATGCCTGTGGATGGCGTGCCTCGCCTGCATGCCCGCATACGCCACGGCGGACGAAGGCATTCAGGCCCCCGCGCACGAAATGGAACCTGTGGTCGTCACTGCATCGCGCTATGAAACGCCGCTTTCGGAAGTGCCCGGCCGGGTACAGGTCATCGACGCCGAACGGCTGAAGGAAATCCCGTTCAATTCCGTGGACGACATCCTGCGCTGGGTCAGCGGAGTGAACGTGCGCCGAGGGAACGGCATCTCGTCCTACTCCTCCAAGGTGACCATGCGCGGTCTGGGCGGCAACGCCCCGGCACGCACGCTGATCATGGTGGACGGCGTGGCGCTCAACAAGGGTGACACGGGCGACGTGAACTGGAACCGCCTGAACCGGGACCAGATCGAGCGCATCGAAATCTTCAAGGGTCCGGGCTCGTCCATCTATGGCACCAACGCCATGGGCGGCGTCATCAACATCATCACCAAGCACCCGGACAAGCGCCTCTCCGGCAAGCTTTCCGCCTCCTACGGCAGCTATGACACCGTGCGCACCGCCGCACGTGTGGCAGGCCACGCCAAGGACGACGGCAAAGGGCCATTCGCCGAAGTGGCTGGAGCATGGACCTCCAGTGAGGGCTACCACACCCTCACCGAGGCATCCAAGGACTACGCCGCGTCCGACCGGCGCTCCGTGGACGAAAAAAACGTCAGCATCAAGGGCGGCTACGACTTCGACGGGCGAACCGGCGTGGAAGTCGGCTATTCCTACTTCGAGGACATGCGCAGTGAGGGCTACAAGTACCACCTCACCCACGGCAGCCACCGCTCGTTCGATACCCACGCGCTGACCGCCGCCTATCACGGCGGCACGGACGACACGCGCTGGAACGCCTCCGCCTATTTCAATCAGGAAAACTACTTCTGGCACCGCGACTTCGCCAAGGAGTCGAGCATCTACACCGTGGATTCCGCCCGCACGGACTGCGGAGGGCAGATCGGCATGAACACCCGCATCTTCGAGGACAACACCCTCTCCCTCGGGCTGGACGCCAAACGCCAGAAGGTGGACGCCACCGACGATGACGACGCCGGCAACGGCTACGCCGACAACACCGGCACCATGGACCTCTTCGGCGCGTACGTCATGGACGAATGGAAGCTCCTGTCCGGCGACCTCATCCTCACCGGCGGCCTGCGCTTCGACCACGCCCGCTACCACGACGGCAACTACGACTCCAACAAGCCGCCCTACGACACCTTAAGCGGCGATCTCGACGAGAACACCTGGAGCGCCATTTCGCCCCGGGCCGCGGCGCGCTACTTCCTCACCGACGACCTGAGCGCCTATATCTCGTGGTCGCGCGGATTCCGCGCCCCGATCCTCGATTCGCTGTGTCGCAACGGCATCTTCTACGGCCGCTTCTACGACGCCAACCCCGACCTCGAAAACGAGACCATCGACACCTACGAGATCGGCGCGGATGCCAAGCTGCCCCATGACGTCACGCTGTCCGCATCGGGCTTCATCTCCAAGGGCGACGACTTCATCTACAGCGTGGACACCGGCGCGACCCGCTTCCTGTGGGGTGCCAACCGTGCCGTGTGGCGCAAGGAAAACGTGGGCAAGGTGGACATCCGAGGCGTCGAGATCGACGCCACGTGGAAGCCCGCCTCCCCGCTGACCCTCTTCGCCAACTACACGTACACCGAGACCGAAATCGAGGAGTTCGAGGACCGGCCCGAGCTGGAAGGCATGCGCCTCGAATACGTCCCACGCGACATGCTCAACGTGGGCGCGACGCTCATGTGGGACGTGGTCAACACGAGTGCCATCGTCAACTACAAGGGCAAGCAGTACGTGAACGACGACAACTCCGAGATCATCGGCTCCTACACGACGCTCGACCTCAAGTTCTGGCGCGAGCTGGACTTCGTGGCCGAAGGCCTTGCCGCTTCGCTGGAAATCCAGAACGTGGCGGACCTGCGCTACATGGAGAGCGACGACGACAAGGCCCCCGGCCGCATCGTGACCGCCGAATTGAGTTGGACCTTCTAA
- a CDS encoding FmdE family protein, translating into MRSIPTFDDAAAFHGHVCPGLALGYRVALAALERLGNTPADDEEIVCIVENDTCAVDAVQVVTGCTFGKGNLIFLDHGKQAYTFYNRADGRGIRIYADAYYIGDADDTRFLELANAGRPFTGEELQEFRSIRERRVRDILSRAEEDFMTVSLPRELLPRPAQIRTSVVCDGCGERVMDSRITMFDGRAFCLTCLNGLK; encoded by the coding sequence ATGAGATCCATACCAACATTCGACGACGCAGCGGCCTTCCACGGCCACGTCTGCCCCGGACTGGCCCTCGGCTATCGGGTTGCGCTGGCCGCGCTCGAACGTCTGGGCAACACCCCCGCAGACGACGAGGAAATCGTCTGCATCGTCGAAAACGACACCTGCGCGGTGGACGCCGTGCAGGTCGTCACCGGGTGCACCTTCGGCAAGGGCAACCTCATCTTTCTGGACCACGGCAAACAGGCCTACACCTTCTACAACCGCGCGGACGGTCGCGGCATCCGCATCTACGCGGACGCGTACTACATCGGCGACGCCGACGACACGCGCTTCCTCGAACTCGCCAACGCGGGCAGGCCGTTCACGGGGGAGGAACTCCAGGAATTCCGGAGCATCCGCGAACGCCGCGTCCGGGACATCCTCTCCCGCGCCGAGGAAGATTTTATGACCGTTTCCCTCCCGCGCGAACTGCTGCCCCGTCCCGCCCAGATTCGCACCTCCGTGGTCTGCGACGGATGCGGCGAACGCGTCATGGATTCGCGCATCACCATGTTCGATGGTCGCGCCTTCTGCCTCACCTGTCTCAACGGCCTGAAATAG
- the pyrR gene encoding bifunctional pyr operon transcriptional regulator/uracil phosphoribosyltransferase PyrR produces the protein MSNSKVILNAEEISRTMERLAMEINERHGDCKEVAILGIQRRGVDLAARLRAALEKRLGQAIPSGLLDINLYRDDWTTLDVQPQINKTEILFDIDGKEIILVDDVLFTGRTIRAALEAILDFGRPRQVELMVLVDRGHRELPIQADYVGKTVETRRGEHVDVYLDERDGREMVCLVE, from the coding sequence ATGAGCAATAGCAAGGTAATTCTGAACGCCGAAGAGATAAGCCGGACCATGGAGCGTCTGGCCATGGAAATCAACGAGCGTCACGGGGACTGCAAGGAAGTCGCCATTCTCGGCATTCAGCGCCGTGGCGTGGACCTCGCCGCCCGCCTGCGTGCCGCGCTGGAGAAGCGGCTGGGTCAGGCGATTCCCTCCGGCCTGCTGGACATCAATCTCTACCGCGACGACTGGACCACCCTCGACGTGCAGCCGCAGATCAACAAGACGGAAATCCTTTTCGACATCGACGGAAAGGAGATTATCCTCGTGGACGACGTGCTGTTTACCGGCCGCACCATTCGCGCCGCGCTGGAGGCCATCCTCGATTTCGGCCGCCCCCGGCAGGTGGAGCTGATGGTCCTCGTGGACCGTGGGCATCGCGAACTGCCCATTCAGGCCGATTACGTCGGCAAGACCGTGGAGACCCGCCGTGGCGAGCACGTGGACGTCTATCTCGACGAACGCGACGGCAGGGAGATGGTCTGTCTGGTGGAGTAG
- a CDS encoding cache domain-containing protein yields the protein MRQKRTTTTLSATFLKGMLALSCTSIVLLGALWINSTRLQFLQETTKLNDNFRQRQEEAARREIENMLSFVHYLRTSSRDRLKQNLRTQVDAAHAMALELHDALVGHLPGETIKDSIVHALAASRYNEGRGYYFVISGDGTMLLNPATPGLVGQRQMSARDPEGHFVIEDILTVARERQAGFYEYKWPKPDAPEPQRKLSFVRLFEPYGWVIGTGEYLDDTESDIQHEVLRMLAGRAFGHSGYLFAGTWDGQALLGPGRGRNILDLTDPNGVKVTQELIAAARSGGGFVEHSLPSLDDTGHAAFAQKPQHCVSYAAGIPEWQWFIAANIDLDAVNVLLDQRRTQQVRDIQTRTALVGCVLLILVGAAYALSRRLSARIRANLDSFSEFFQTAAEEHTHIDSSALTYDDFTHLAHAANRMIDARLRAVMDLRASEERFTLLIEQSPFAIEIYNTDGTLIRANRACTRLWGSAHPDGYNILADPIAVKLGIAEALRRALSGETVIVSGIEYIPARFERSGRTRYIHTRAYPLRGEDNTIHFATLMHEDITSRREAERDRDRIFETSVDMLSISDTEGHFRRLNPAWQQTLGWSEQEIMTTPFLEFVHPDDHEATLAALQTLARGEPLTGFENRYRRKDGTYRWIAWNSHPDPERQEIYGVARDITAQKNAEAEALRLRLLLGSIVNSMPSVLVGVDRDCRVTQWNSHATETTGISSEHALGHPMEEVLPLTESDLATIREAVAEQRPREIPRRQRYHGGQRIWENITIYPLEDDPTGGAVIRLDDVTERTRMESMMIQSEKMMSIGGLAAGMAHEINNPLGGILHGVQNIARRLSPDIATNVETARRIGCELELIRDYLDRRKIMRMLDGIRSSGERAARIVASLLDFSRSSESRMAPHQLADIIDETLTLATTDFDIKTQIDTRGITIERVIDDKLPPVPCTRTEIQQVLLNLVRNAVQALHDHRAPDTIPTITLRLSKTQTHAVIEIEDNGPGLPQHIRDRVFEPFFTTRDPGAGTGLGLTVSYFIITQNHSGEFEAHSEPGKGTLFVIRLPLSRGQEQETAHSD from the coding sequence GTGCGACAGAAACGCACAACCACAACGCTCAGCGCCACATTCCTCAAGGGCATGCTCGCGCTCTCGTGCACGTCCATCGTGCTCTTGGGGGCATTGTGGATCAATTCCACCCGCCTGCAATTCCTGCAGGAAACCACCAAGCTGAACGACAACTTCCGCCAGCGGCAGGAGGAAGCCGCTCGTCGCGAAATCGAGAACATGCTCTCCTTCGTCCACTACCTACGCACCAGTTCGCGCGACCGCCTCAAGCAAAACCTGCGCACGCAGGTGGACGCGGCGCATGCCATGGCCCTTGAACTTCACGACGCCCTCGTCGGCCACCTGCCGGGCGAAACAATCAAAGACAGCATCGTCCACGCACTTGCGGCCTCGCGCTACAACGAAGGACGAGGGTACTACTTCGTCATCTCCGGGGACGGGACAATGCTCCTCAATCCCGCCACGCCAGGGCTTGTCGGTCAACGCCAGATGTCAGCGCGGGACCCGGAAGGCCACTTCGTCATCGAGGACATTCTGACCGTCGCGAGGGAACGACAGGCGGGGTTCTACGAATACAAATGGCCCAAGCCCGACGCGCCCGAACCGCAACGCAAACTGTCCTTCGTCCGCCTGTTCGAGCCGTACGGCTGGGTCATCGGCACGGGAGAATACCTCGACGATACGGAAAGCGACATCCAGCACGAGGTTCTGCGCATGCTCGCCGGACGCGCCTTCGGGCACTCCGGCTATCTCTTCGCCGGGACATGGGACGGGCAAGCCCTTCTGGGCCCCGGGCGCGGCAGGAACATACTCGACCTCACCGACCCGAACGGAGTGAAGGTTACCCAGGAACTCATCGCTGCGGCGCGCAGCGGCGGCGGCTTCGTCGAGCACTCGCTTCCCTCGCTGGACGACACCGGACATGCCGCCTTCGCCCAAAAGCCACAGCACTGCGTGAGCTACGCGGCGGGAATACCCGAATGGCAATGGTTCATCGCCGCCAACATCGACCTCGATGCCGTAAATGTTCTGCTCGACCAACGGCGCACACAACAGGTGCGCGACATCCAGACGCGCACGGCGCTTGTAGGCTGCGTCCTCCTCATACTCGTCGGCGCGGCCTACGCGCTCTCGCGGCGGTTGAGCGCCCGCATCCGCGCGAACCTCGATTCCTTCTCCGAATTCTTCCAGACGGCGGCCGAGGAGCATACCCACATCGATTCGTCCGCCCTCACCTACGACGATTTCACGCATCTCGCCCATGCTGCCAACAGGATGATCGACGCACGGCTTCGCGCCGTGATGGACCTGCGCGCCAGCGAAGAGCGCTTCACTCTGCTCATCGAACAGTCGCCATTCGCCATCGAGATATACAACACGGACGGCACCCTCATCCGCGCCAACCGGGCCTGCACGAGGCTATGGGGCTCCGCGCATCCCGACGGCTACAACATCCTCGCCGACCCCATCGCAGTAAAGCTCGGCATCGCCGAAGCCCTACGCCGGGCGCTTTCCGGAGAGACGGTCATCGTCTCCGGCATCGAGTACATTCCCGCCCGCTTCGAGCGTTCGGGCCGCACACGGTACATCCACACCCGCGCCTACCCCCTGCGTGGCGAAGACAACACCATCCATTTCGCCACACTCATGCACGAGGACATCACCAGCCGCCGCGAGGCCGAACGCGACAGGGACCGCATCTTTGAAACGTCCGTGGACATGCTCAGCATTTCCGACACGGAAGGTCACTTCCGCAGGCTCAACCCCGCGTGGCAGCAGACCCTCGGCTGGTCGGAACAGGAAATCATGACCACGCCATTTCTGGAATTCGTCCACCCGGACGATCATGAGGCGACGCTTGCGGCACTGCAAACACTCGCACGCGGCGAACCGCTCACCGGATTCGAAAACCGCTATCGCCGCAAGGATGGAACGTACCGCTGGATAGCATGGAACTCCCACCCCGATCCGGAACGGCAGGAAATCTACGGCGTGGCGCGCGACATCACCGCCCAGAAGAATGCGGAAGCCGAGGCCCTGCGTCTGCGCCTGCTTCTCGGCTCCATCGTCAACTCCATGCCGTCCGTGCTCGTCGGCGTGGACAGAGACTGCCGCGTGACGCAATGGAACTCCCACGCGACGGAAACCACGGGCATCTCCTCCGAGCACGCCCTCGGCCACCCCATGGAGGAGGTACTGCCGCTCACAGAATCGGACCTCGCCACCATCCGCGAAGCCGTGGCCGAGCAGCGCCCGCGCGAAATCCCCCGCCGCCAGCGCTACCATGGCGGGCAACGCATCTGGGAAAACATCACCATCTATCCGCTGGAGGATGACCCCACGGGTGGCGCGGTCATCCGGCTGGACGACGTGACGGAACGCACCCGCATGGAATCCATGATGATCCAGAGCGAGAAGATGATGTCCATCGGCGGGCTGGCCGCCGGAATGGCCCACGAAATCAACAACCCCCTCGGCGGCATCCTGCATGGCGTGCAGAACATCGCCCGTCGCCTGTCCCCGGACATCGCGACCAATGTCGAAACCGCCCGCCGCATCGGCTGCGAGCTGGAACTCATTCGCGACTATCTCGACAGGCGCAAGATCATGCGCATGCTCGACGGAATCCGCTCCTCCGGCGAACGCGCGGCGCGCATCGTCGCCTCGCTGCTCGACTTCAGCCGCAGCAGCGAATCGCGGATGGCCCCCCACCAGTTGGCCGACATCATCGATGAAACGCTCACCCTCGCCACCACGGATTTCGATATCAAGACCCAGATCGACACGCGCGGCATCACCATCGAGCGCGTCATCGACGACAAGCTTCCCCCCGTTCCCTGCACGCGGACGGAAATCCAGCAGGTGCTTCTGAACCTCGTGCGCAACGCCGTTCAAGCCCTGCACGACCACCGGGCCCCCGACACGATCCCCACCATCACCCTGCGGCTCTCCAAGACGCAAACCCACGCCGTCATCGAAATCGAGGACAACGGTCCCGGTCTGCCGCAGCACATCCGCGACCGCGTCTTCGAACCATTCTTCACCACCCGCGACCCAGGCGCGGGCACAGGGCTTGGCCTCACCGTGTCCTACTTCATCATCACCCAGAACCATTCCGGCGAATTCGAGGCCCACTCCGAGCCGGGCAAGGGCACGCTATTCGTCATCAGGCTCCCCCTCTCTCGGGGGCAGGAACAGGAAACCGCGCACTCAGATTGA
- a CDS encoding IscA/HesB family protein, with amino-acid sequence MIEITDAARKELVAFFADKEASPVRVYLAPGGCSGPRLSLALDTPGDGDETFDLGDNLTFVIDRALLDKAQPISIDLSYHGFTLESALELGGHGGSCGSGSCGGCGSSSSCCGH; translated from the coding sequence ATGATTGAAATCACCGATGCCGCCCGCAAAGAACTGGTGGCATTCTTCGCAGACAAGGAAGCTTCCCCGGTACGCGTCTATCTCGCTCCCGGCGGCTGCTCCGGTCCCCGCCTGTCGCTGGCCCTCGACACCCCCGGCGACGGCGACGAGACCTTCGACCTCGGCGACAACCTGACCTTCGTCATTGACCGCGCCCTGCTCGACAAGGCACAGCCCATCTCCATCGACCTGAGCTACCACGGATTCACTCTCGAATCCGCCCTCGAACTCGGTGGTCACGGCGGGAGCTGCGGCAGCGGAAGCTGCGGCGGCTGCGGCTCCAGCAGCAGTTGCTGCGGACACTAG